The following proteins are encoded in a genomic region of Drosophila miranda strain MSH22 chromosome 4, D.miranda_PacBio2.1, whole genome shotgun sequence:
- the LOC117189118 gene encoding uncharacterized protein LOC117189118, translating to MNRRVVILLLCAFLCASEAFHRIAMQRHRHRKLPHGRHLWASRKHMRRKFGMPAVTTQSTTNTTTTSAPAEAIEPLFNAFQTQFYGPLFVSDQAFTVQFDTG from the coding sequence ATGAATCGACGTGTGGTTATCCTGCTGCTCTGTGCGTTCCTCTGTGCCAGTGAGGCGTTTCACAGAATTGCGATGCAGCGACACAGGCACCGCAAGCTGCCACATGGCCGACACCTGTGGGCCAGTCGGAAGCACATGCGACGCAAGTTCGGAATGCCAGCAGTAACGACTCAGAGCACCACCAACACGACCACCACCAGTGCACCTGCAGAGGCCATCGAACCGCTCTTTAATGCGTTTCAAACCCAGTTCTACGGACCTCTGTTTGTCTCCGATCAAGCGTTCACCGTGCAGTTCGATACGGGTTAA